Part of the Wolbachia endosymbiont (group B) of Eucosma cana genome, TTTGCATCCGCTCTGATTTTAACATATAATGCACCCATTTGTCTAGACCATTTTTTTCAAAGTGATCCGATTTTTAAAATGAATATGTTGATAAATACGTCGACACACATTTAAAGTATTTATCAATATATTCATTTACTGTTTATGATAATAAAGATCAGCAGGAACTTTATAATGTAGAGTCTGATGTCGCCTTCTATAGTTATACCAAGCAACAAAATCATTTATTATAAGATTTAAATCTCTGATACTATTTGGTCTATAATAATATATAGCTTCTTGCTTTAAAGTTCTCCATAAGCGCTCAACAAATATATTGTCGAAGCAACGTCCTTTATGGTCCATACTGATTTTAATATTAGCACGCTCTAATTCCATAATAAAGTTGTAGCTAGTAAACTGCACCCCCTGATCACTATTAAAAATCTCAGGTTTACCTTGTTTTAGAGCTTCTTTGAGAGTATAAAGGCAAAATCCAGCATCGAGATATGGTGATAATGAATGAGCAATAATATAGCGACTATACAAGTCCATTATTGCCACAAAATAGATAAACTTACCTTCTACCATAATATATGTTATATCAGTAGCCCATACCTGATTAACTCTACAAATAATCAAATCTTTGAGTAAATAAGGATATATTTTATGCTTTTTTTCTTTAATACTTGTATTACATCTTTTTCTACAATACAGCCCACTAATCTTCATTTTTTTCATAATTCTTAAGATTTTTTTGTGATTGACTACTACTC contains:
- a CDS encoding IS3-like element ISWpi17 family transposase (programmed frameshift) is translated as MATKKYEPELKAKIALEAIKNQKSTAEICSEYKIPSTNLYDWRDRVLARLKDLFVEESESARKQRILAQEIESLHKVIGELTVENSYLKKKFTEISKKDRVRFIEKDSDLSIRKQADLLGICRSSLYYRPIINNESEVANLIQEVYLASDCRYGYRKITAEIIASGVVVNHKKILRIMKKMKISGLYCRKRCNTSIKEKKHKIYPYLLKDLIICRVNQVWATDITYIMVEGKFIYFVAIMDLYSRYIIAHSLSPYLDAGFCLYTLKEALKQGKPEIFNSDQGVQFTSYNFIMELERANIKISMDHKGRCFDNIFVERLWRTLKQEAIYYYRPNSIRDLNLIINDFVAWYNYRRRHQTLHYKVPADLYYHKQ